Proteins from a single region of Rana temporaria chromosome 5, aRanTem1.1, whole genome shotgun sequence:
- the CCNE2 gene encoding G1/S-specific cyclin-E2: MSRRSGRLQARNGNADTENQCPSGIAVRKRKAEEIKVPQEHLQDTKRHNYEIQSCWSQITAGATTPCVLIETPQKESPDTPDVSRFTRYRFQNLFITPSPLPDLSWGNSKDVWLKLLNKENKYIHSSQMLQPHSALTPDMRSILLDWLIEVSEVYSLHRETFYLAQDFFDRFMLTQTSISKGMLQLIGVTCLFIASKIEEIYPPKLHEFAYVTDGACSEEDIIQIELIILKALKWELGPMTAAGWLNLYLQVSSLKESPKLLLPQYSQEKFIQIAQLLDLCILHITSLDFQYRILAAAALYHFTSMEVVAKATGLNWEEISQSVCWMSPFAKVVKRNPPVKLKAFKKVSAEDRHNIQTHLDYLDMLENVKVRAEPVVVEEQSPMVVAGILTPPKSTEKTQIL, encoded by the exons ATGTCCAGAAGAAG TGGTCGTCTACAAGCAAGAAATGGTAATGCCGATACGGAAAACCAATGTCCATCTGGAATTGCTGTAAGAAAGCGAAAAGCTGAG GAAATAAAGGTACCGCAAGAACATCTACAGGACACAAAGAGACACAACTATGAGATCCAG AGCTGCTGGTCACAGATAACGGCTGGAGCGACTACCCCATGTGTTCTTATTGAAACTCCACAAAAGGAATCTCCTGACACGCCTGATGTCTCAAGATTTACGCGATACCGCTTCCAGAATCTCTTCATAACTCCATCTCCATTACCAGACCTCAG ttggGGCAACTCAAAAGATGTGTGGCTTAAGCTGCTAAACAAAGAGAACAAATACATCCACTCAAGCCAGATGCTTCAACCGCACAGTGCACTAACTCCTGACATGCGCTCTATTCTATTGGACTGGCTAATAGAG GTTTCAGAAGTTTATTCGCTGCACAGAGAAACCTTTTACCTGGCTCAAGATTTCTTCGACAGATTTATGTTAACCCAGACGTCTATCAGCAAAGGCATGCTCCAGCTTATTGGGGTGACATGCTTATTCATTGCTTCAAAAATAGAG GAAATATATCCTCCTAAACTTCATGAGTTTGCCTATGTTACTGATGGGGCTTGCAGTGAGGAAGATATTATTCAAATTGAACTCATTATACTGAAG GCTCTAAAATGGGAACTTGGTCCCATGACTGCAGCTGGCTGGTTAAATCTTTATCTTCAAGTCTCATCTCTGAAAGAGTCCCCTAAGCTTCTTCTACCTCAGTATTCACAGGAAAAATTCATCCAAATAGCACAG CTTCTAGATCTGTGCATCCTCCATATTACCTCTCTGGATTTCCAGTATAGGATTCTGGCAGCTGCAGCTTTATACCACTTTACTTCAATGGAAGTAGTAGCAAAGGCAACAG GTCTGAATTGGGAAGAAATTTCTCAATCAGTCTGCTGGATGAGCCCGTTTGCAAAAGTGGTGAAGAGAAACCCACCAGTAAAACTGAAAGCATTTAAGAAGGTTTCTGCAGAAGATCGACACAACATCCAAACTCACTTGGACTACCTTGACATGCTG GAAAATGTCAAGGTGAGAGCTGAACCAGTGGTGGTAGAAGAACAGTCTCCTATGGTGGTTGCTGGCATTCTAACTCCCCCTAAGAGTACAGAGAAGACTCAGATTTTATAA